A single genomic interval of Homo sapiens chromosome 15, GRCh38.p14 Primary Assembly harbors:
- the PSMA4 gene encoding proteasome subunit alpha type-4 isoform 3 (isoform 3 is encoded by transcript variant 4): protein MSRRYDSRTTIFSPEGRLYQVEYAMEAIGHAGTCLGILANDGVLLAAERRNIHKLLDEVFFSEKIYKLNEDMACSVAGITSDANVLTNELRLIAQRYLLQYQEPIPCEQLVTALCDIKQAYTQFGGKRPFGVSLLYIGWDKHYGFQLYQSDPSGNYGGWKATCIGNNSAWKLQH, encoded by the exons ATG TCTCGAAGATATGACTCCAGGACCACTATATTTTCTCCAGAAG GTCGCTTATACCAAGTTGAATATGCCATGGAAGCTATTGGACATGCAGGCACCTGTTTGGGAATTTTAGCAAATGATGGTGTTTTGCTTGCAGCAGAGAGACGCAACATCCACAAGCTTCTTGATgaagtctttttttctgaaaaaatttatAAACTCAATGA gGACATGGCTTGCAGTGTGGCAGGCATAACTTCTGATGCTAATGTTCTGACTAATGAACTAAGGCTCATTGCTCAAAG GTATTTATTACAGTATCAGGAGCCAATACCTTGTGAGCAGTTGGTTACAGCGCTGTGTGATATCAAACAAGCTTATACACAATTTggag gaAAACGTCCCTTTGGTGTTTCATTGCTGTACATTGGCTGGGATAAGCACTATGGCTTTCAGCTCTATCAGAGTGACCCTAGTGGAAATTACGGGGGATGGAAGGCCACATGCATTGGAAATAATAGCGCT